GCTGCCATGCTCGGAGCTGTACGGAATCGGCAAGAAGACAGCAGATAAGCTGAAGCTGCTCAACATTGATACGCTCGGGCAGCTGGCGCAGGCAGACGAGAGTCTGCTCATCAAGCGCTTCGGCGTCGTCGGTGCATGGCTCAAGCGTGCCGCGAATGGCGAGGACGATTCACCGGTCAACCCCGAGCAGGAGAGAAGCAAGTCGATTGGACATACGACGACGCTGCCGGTCAATTATACAGACAGAAGTGAGCTCCATCGGGTGCTGCTGAACTTGTCCGATCAGGTCGGTCGTCGTCTGCGCAGGCAAGGACTGCTCGCTGGTACGGTTCAGATTACGGTGCGCGATCCCGATATGTCGACAATTACCCGCTCGGTCAAGCTGGATCGTCCGTCGGAGAATGCCGATGACTTCTACAAGACGGCCTGCAAGCTGTTCGATGCATACTGGCAGCAGGGCAGTCCTGTCCGGCTCGTCGGGGTCACGCTCCAAGGCTTAACCGAAAAGAAGGAGTCGGCCGTCCAGCTCGATCTGTTCGATTACCAGCAGCAGCCTGTCAAGGAGAAGCTGACGAGGACGCTCGATGCGCTGCGCGACAAGTTCGGCGAGAATGCGGTGCTGACGGCCGGCATGCTCGGTGATGATCCGTCTACCTTAATTCGTAATTCGAAGGTTCGCGGGACGTCGCTGCAGATGGACCATCTGAAGCTGCGCGGCTTGGCTGATGATGATTCTACCTGACTCTTCCAGTCGTAAGGATGTAATTTCGAAGTCGCTAAGGGTATAATAAAAGCAGTGGTCGCGATCGTTCTCAATAGGTTATCACTTTGATCAACACTTTCTATTTGAACTTTCGCATCTTTTATATTATATTTTAGGATGATGTTACACATTCGAGGGAGGAAGATTAGAACATGGCAAAATACACATGGGTTGAGAAAGATACCTGTATCGCTTGCGGCGCCTGTGGCGCGACTGCACCTGACATCTACGACTACGACGATGAGGGTCTTGCAGAAGTAATCTACGAGAACGACGGTAACAAGGGTGTTACTGAAATTCCGGAAGATCTGTATGATGATCTGCAGGATGCACAGGATGGCTGCCCTACGGATTCGATCAAGGTTGCAGACACACCTTTCAACAACTAATTATTACTCGTGAGCACCAAGCCTATTTCCTTATCGGATTTAGGCTTTTTTTGCATTTGTTACCCTGCAAACATAGTCCTTATGGTAAGATAGGCACATAGACTGGGTAATGGGGGCTATTCATGTTCAAGAAGGAATGGAGTAAGTCGAGCGTTGTCTTATTCGGGAATGCACTAATTATTATGATCTGCTTGCTACTGCTCGCATACGGCTCGTTACGCGTGTTGTCCAATCAGATCTATGACTGGAATCTGCAAGGCACGATGTCACAGCAGCCGCACGAGGACATCGTCGTCATCGGCATCGACGAGCGTTCGATCAAGGAGGTCGGTCCATATCCGTGGGATCGTACTGTATATGTGGATCTGATTCAGAAGCTGCAGCAGGGTGGAGCGAAGGTGATCGGCTTCGATATCGAGCTGTACACAGAGAGCTCGAAGCCAGAGAGCGACAGGCTGCTCGCTGCAGAGCTCGCGAAGCATGACAATATTATTTTGCCGTCTCACGCGCAGCTGGAGGGGCAGTTCAATCGCAGCACGACGGTGAAGGCGGGGCAGCTTATTCAGGCGCAAGGTGTACAGCAGCCGATTCCGCTCTTCAGGGAGCATGTGAAACGCGCCCACATTAATGCAGCGTTCGATATGGACGGCGTCATTCGCTCCAACTGGCTGCAGATTGAGACGCCGGAGGGCGTATTCCCGTCCATGGGTCTTGCGATGGCGCAGCTCGCAGGGGCAGACGTCAGTCGCTTCCTAGAGCTTCCAGTCTTGAAGGATCGGCCTCGCTCGGAGCTGCTGCTGCGCTGGGATGCGAAGGAGTTCGACTTCGAGACGATTCCTTTTATCAACGTGGTGCAAGGGAAGGTGCCGGTATCGGCGTTCAAGGACAGACTTGTGCTGGTCGGCTATGTAGCTCCAGGCTCGGATGAAGGCATTACACCGGTAGAGAACCATATGCATCTGGTGTATGCGCATGCGACGATTTTGAACCAGATTCTGAAGGATCAAGTCATTACGAAGGCGCACCACCTTGTAGAGCTGGCATTAACGCTCATCGCTCTGGCGCTGGCGGCACTGCTGTCATGGCGAGTTCGTGCGACGACCGGGGCGCTGATGATGCTCGGCTTCACCGTTGCGCTGCTTGCTGGTCAATATGTGCTGTTCATGACGAGCCAGCAATATATGGATGTCGTGAACGCCGTCGTGTGCGGCTTGCTCGCTTATCTCGGCAACCTGTCGATGAAGACGTACTTCGAGACGAAGCAGAAGCTGTACATAACGAAGCAGTTCGGTCGCTACATCTCGCCGGATCTTGTGAAGGAGATTGCGAGCAGCGAGCAGGAGATTAAGCTCGGCGGCATCAGCAAGGAGCTGACGGTGCTGTTCCTCGACGTACGAGGCTTCACACCGCTGTCCGAGAGGCTGAAGCCGGAGGAGGTTGTCGACTTCCTCAACATGATGTTCGACTTGATTACGGAGCGGGCGCTTGCCAATCACGGGACGATCGACAAATTTATCGGTGATGCCGCGATGATTCTGTTCAACGCTCCGCTGGACGTTCCGAATCACCCGTACTATGCCGTGAAGACGGCCTTTGAAATTCAAGCTGGCATGAAGAAGGTGCGGGAGGACGTGCTGGAGAAGTATGGAGTTACGATCAGCGTCGGTATCGGCATCAATACAGGAGACGTTGTCGTCGGCAATATCGGATCCTACTTGCGTGTCGACTACACGGCGATCGGGGATAACGTCAATACGGCGGCCCGGATCGAGTCCAACACGCAGCCGAACCAGATTCTCGTGTCGGAAACGACGTATGAGCTGACGAAGGCGTACTTTGAATATAACTTTGCAGGTGAGAAGCTGATGAAGGGGAAGAGTGCACCGCTCAAGCTGTTTGAGGTGCTGGACGTCACGGGAGCTCCCGAAGCTGCTACGGAGAGAGTGTCTAAGGGGTTAGGTAAATAA
Above is a genomic segment from Paenibacillus sp. YYML68 containing:
- a CDS encoding DNA polymerase IV — protein: MNDRAEHTAGINSAYPVNGRVILHIDMNAFYCSVHEAVEPDKYRGKPIAVAGSVELRKGILVTCSYAARAKGVKTGMLVREALKLCPDLELLKPDFHLYRDFSRRFMKIAYDYSPLVETMSIDECFVDITGSKIFGTPLEIASTIQQRILKELGLPCSIGIAPNKLLAKMASDMKKPNGMSVLRKRDVPKVLWPLPCSELYGIGKKTADKLKLLNIDTLGQLAQADESLLIKRFGVVGAWLKRAANGEDDSPVNPEQERSKSIGHTTTLPVNYTDRSELHRVLLNLSDQVGRRLRRQGLLAGTVQITVRDPDMSTITRSVKLDRPSENADDFYKTACKLFDAYWQQGSPVRLVGVTLQGLTEKKESAVQLDLFDYQQQPVKEKLTRTLDALRDKFGENAVLTAGMLGDDPSTLIRNSKVRGTSLQMDHLKLRGLADDDST
- a CDS encoding ferredoxin produces the protein MAKYTWVEKDTCIACGACGATAPDIYDYDDEGLAEVIYENDGNKGVTEIPEDLYDDLQDAQDGCPTDSIKVADTPFNN
- a CDS encoding CHASE2 domain-containing protein; translation: MFKKEWSKSSVVLFGNALIIMICLLLLAYGSLRVLSNQIYDWNLQGTMSQQPHEDIVVIGIDERSIKEVGPYPWDRTVYVDLIQKLQQGGAKVIGFDIELYTESSKPESDRLLAAELAKHDNIILPSHAQLEGQFNRSTTVKAGQLIQAQGVQQPIPLFREHVKRAHINAAFDMDGVIRSNWLQIETPEGVFPSMGLAMAQLAGADVSRFLELPVLKDRPRSELLLRWDAKEFDFETIPFINVVQGKVPVSAFKDRLVLVGYVAPGSDEGITPVENHMHLVYAHATILNQILKDQVITKAHHLVELALTLIALALAALLSWRVRATTGALMMLGFTVALLAGQYVLFMTSQQYMDVVNAVVCGLLAYLGNLSMKTYFETKQKLYITKQFGRYISPDLVKEIASSEQEIKLGGISKELTVLFLDVRGFTPLSERLKPEEVVDFLNMMFDLITERALANHGTIDKFIGDAAMILFNAPLDVPNHPYYAVKTAFEIQAGMKKVREDVLEKYGVTISVGIGINTGDVVVGNIGSYLRVDYTAIGDNVNTAARIESNTQPNQILVSETTYELTKAYFEYNFAGEKLMKGKSAPLKLFEVLDVTGAPEAATERVSKGLGK